A single window of Sphingobacterium sp. ML3W DNA harbors:
- a CDS encoding N-acetylglucosamine kinase, with the protein MILIVDSGSSKSDWKLELPDSPPLSFSTNGLNPFFVNDKEITRVIKEIPEIIPYADEITELYFYGAGCISPDRREMVSNALTPLFENAFISVENDLVGSALATCGRNKGYIATLGTGSDISFFDGNEVQPSNHGNGYVLGDEGSGAWFGKKLITLFLYGRLPKDLAENFAENYRISKEIVIKNVYQKERPNAYLASFAPFLSANITHPFIDELVRSGFEEYVQTCILTYQDYQDYECHFVGSIAYYLDLILRDVCNGYHIQIGKILKSPINELFDFVIEREKSPLVNI; encoded by the coding sequence ATGATTTTAATAGTTGATAGCGGTTCATCCAAATCAGATTGGAAATTGGAACTTCCGGATAGCCCTCCTTTGTCTTTTTCTACAAATGGACTTAATCCGTTTTTCGTAAACGATAAAGAGATAACAAGGGTAATTAAAGAGATTCCGGAGATTATTCCATATGCTGATGAAATAACAGAGCTCTATTTCTATGGTGCGGGATGTATTTCTCCAGATCGTAGAGAAATGGTATCGAATGCATTGACTCCTCTGTTTGAGAATGCATTTATTTCCGTTGAAAATGATCTTGTGGGTAGTGCCTTGGCTACTTGTGGTAGAAACAAAGGGTATATTGCTACGCTAGGTACTGGATCTGATATTAGTTTTTTTGATGGCAATGAGGTACAGCCTTCCAATCATGGCAATGGTTATGTGCTAGGGGATGAGGGGTCTGGGGCCTGGTTTGGAAAAAAACTGATTACATTATTTTTATATGGTAGATTGCCTAAGGATTTAGCAGAGAATTTTGCTGAAAATTATCGGATCTCTAAAGAAATTGTAATCAAGAATGTGTACCAAAAGGAACGTCCTAATGCTTATTTAGCATCATTTGCCCCTTTTTTATCGGCCAATATTACACACCCGTTTATTGATGAGCTTGTGCGTTCGGGTTTTGAAGAGTATGTGCAGACTTGTATTTTAACTTATCAAGATTATCAGGATTATGAATGTCACTTTGTTGGATCTATCGCTTACTATCTCGATTTGATTTTACGCGATGTTTGTAATGGGTACCATATTCAAATTGGCAAAATACTGAAGTCGCCGATCAACGAATTGTTTGATTTTGTGATAGAGAGAGAGAAAAGTCCACTTGTAAATATTTAA
- a CDS encoding glutathione peroxidase, with translation MILSTIIACFSIIFGNPSIYDYSFKTLEGKDVKMSDFKGKKILIVNTASKCGFTKQYKDLQELYSLYGKDLVIIGFPANNFGNQEPGTNGDIQEFCEQNYGVEFLMAEKVEVKGDQIDPLFKYLIAQKNPDFEGEIKWNFEKFLIDENGKLIHRYRSAVNPMADEIVNWVKK, from the coding sequence ATGATTTTATCAACAATAATCGCTTGTTTTTCCATAATTTTTGGAAACCCGAGCATCTATGACTACAGCTTTAAAACTTTAGAGGGTAAAGATGTTAAGATGTCTGATTTTAAAGGAAAGAAAATTTTAATTGTGAACACTGCTTCTAAGTGTGGTTTCACTAAGCAGTATAAAGATCTGCAAGAGTTATATTCGCTCTATGGTAAAGATTTAGTAATCATTGGATTCCCTGCCAACAATTTTGGTAATCAAGAACCTGGTACAAATGGAGATATACAGGAGTTTTGTGAACAGAATTATGGTGTTGAGTTTTTAATGGCAGAAAAGGTTGAGGTGAAGGGCGACCAAATAGATCCTTTATTTAAATATTTGATTGCTCAGAAAAATCCTGATTTTGAAGGGGAAATCAAATGGAACTTTGAAAAGTTTCTAATTGATGAGAATGGCAAGCTAATCCATCGTTATCGTTCGGCCGTCAATCCAATGGCAGATGAGATCGTCAATTGGGTAAAGAAATAA